A stretch of the Notamacropus eugenii isolate mMacEug1 chromosome 2, mMacEug1.pri_v2, whole genome shotgun sequence genome encodes the following:
- the STX11 gene encoding syntaxin-11 isoform X1, whose protein sequence is MEEDNEEEKDKERIILLQRKMKDRLPELLELSRQYDQQFPEGESEEDFAQENIIFETDYILESLYKDIRDIQTENHLLTVDVKRLGKQNARFLTSMRRLSSIKRDTNSIAKDIKARGEAIHKKLQSMKAFSETAEEKHGANSAMARIAKAQYNALTRAFQEAMHDYNRAEMNQRENCKIRIQRQLEIMGKEVSGAQIEEMCEQGKWDVFSENLLADVKGARSALNEIESRHKELVKLESRIREVHDLFLQMALLVEEQGDILDVIELNVEKVQSYTGEAKAHVKKAAEYKKKNPCRTLCCCCCRCLE, encoded by the coding sequence GGAAGATGAAAGACCGACTCCCAGAGTTGCTGGAGTTATCCAGGCAGTATGACCAACAGTTtcctgaaggagagagtgaagagGACTTTgcccaggagaatattatatttGAGACAGACTACATCCTGGAATCTTTGTACAAAGACATCCGAGACATCCAGACAGAGAACCATCTGCTGACCGTGGACGTCAAGCGTCTGGGCAAGCAGAACGCCCGCTTCCTCACCTCCATGCGCCGCCTCAGCAGCATCAAGCGGGACACTAACTCCATCGCGAAGGACATCAAAGCCCGAGGAGAAGCCATCCATAAGAAGCTCCAGAGCATGAAAGCTTTCAGCGAGACTGCGGAGGAGAAGCACGGCGCCAATTCCGCCATGGCCCGAATCGCCAAGGCCCAGTACAACGCTCTCACTCGGGCTTTCCAGGAGGCCATGCACGACTACAACCGAGCCGAGATGAACCAGAGGGAGAACTGCAAGATCCGTATTCAGCGGCAGCTGGAGATCATGGGCAAAGAGGTCTCCGGGGCTCAGATAGAAGAGATGTGCGAGCAAGGCAAGTGGGACGTCTTCTCCGAGAACCTCCTGGCCGATGTGAAAGGCGCCCGCTCGGCCCTGAACGAGATCGAGAGCAGGCACAAAGAGCTGGTGAAACTGGAGAGCCGCATCCGCGAGGTGCACGACCTCTTCCTCCAGATGGCTTTGCTCGTGGAAGAGCAGGGCGACATCCTGGATGTCATAGAGCTGAACGTGGAAAAGGTCCAGAGCTACACAGGCGAGGCGAAAGCTCACGTGAAGAAAGCGGCGGAGTACAAGAAGAAGAACCCTTGTCGGAcactttgctgctgctgctgtcggTGCCTCGAATGA
- the STX11 gene encoding syntaxin-11 isoform X2 — MKDRLPELLELSRQYDQQFPEGESEEDFAQENIIFETDYILESLYKDIRDIQTENHLLTVDVKRLGKQNARFLTSMRRLSSIKRDTNSIAKDIKARGEAIHKKLQSMKAFSETAEEKHGANSAMARIAKAQYNALTRAFQEAMHDYNRAEMNQRENCKIRIQRQLEIMGKEVSGAQIEEMCEQGKWDVFSENLLADVKGARSALNEIESRHKELVKLESRIREVHDLFLQMALLVEEQGDILDVIELNVEKVQSYTGEAKAHVKKAAEYKKKNPCRTLCCCCCRCLE; from the coding sequence ATGAAAGACCGACTCCCAGAGTTGCTGGAGTTATCCAGGCAGTATGACCAACAGTTtcctgaaggagagagtgaagagGACTTTgcccaggagaatattatatttGAGACAGACTACATCCTGGAATCTTTGTACAAAGACATCCGAGACATCCAGACAGAGAACCATCTGCTGACCGTGGACGTCAAGCGTCTGGGCAAGCAGAACGCCCGCTTCCTCACCTCCATGCGCCGCCTCAGCAGCATCAAGCGGGACACTAACTCCATCGCGAAGGACATCAAAGCCCGAGGAGAAGCCATCCATAAGAAGCTCCAGAGCATGAAAGCTTTCAGCGAGACTGCGGAGGAGAAGCACGGCGCCAATTCCGCCATGGCCCGAATCGCCAAGGCCCAGTACAACGCTCTCACTCGGGCTTTCCAGGAGGCCATGCACGACTACAACCGAGCCGAGATGAACCAGAGGGAGAACTGCAAGATCCGTATTCAGCGGCAGCTGGAGATCATGGGCAAAGAGGTCTCCGGGGCTCAGATAGAAGAGATGTGCGAGCAAGGCAAGTGGGACGTCTTCTCCGAGAACCTCCTGGCCGATGTGAAAGGCGCCCGCTCGGCCCTGAACGAGATCGAGAGCAGGCACAAAGAGCTGGTGAAACTGGAGAGCCGCATCCGCGAGGTGCACGACCTCTTCCTCCAGATGGCTTTGCTCGTGGAAGAGCAGGGCGACATCCTGGATGTCATAGAGCTGAACGTGGAAAAGGTCCAGAGCTACACAGGCGAGGCGAAAGCTCACGTGAAGAAAGCGGCGGAGTACAAGAAGAAGAACCCTTGTCGGAcactttgctgctgctgctgtcggTGCCTCGAATGA